A genome region from Pangasianodon hypophthalmus isolate fPanHyp1 chromosome 11, fPanHyp1.pri, whole genome shotgun sequence includes the following:
- the senp5 gene encoding LOW QUALITY PROTEIN: sentrin-specific protease 5 (The sequence of the model RefSeq protein was modified relative to this genomic sequence to represent the inferred CDS: deleted 1 base in 1 codon) → MRVQVHNSSDHSKPAPAEMSENGRARRKRVPKLCDCCGPNTKPHALGHGPVTKKRGRRKKEVANEVEVTTDNHLSSAFVDLASTPDTTDTTDTMTVCDMQQVTLPEPGPPLSGEQIIPLVLHNGTAASPENGPKTNSECNDADCTPLSDSKEPSSVTHSTTQASLDAHCDPTTPLDCMHGSLTSHSDCTEKCVGPAAESSITTSDQPTDTDAMEIEHAVYAVYLNTKALRDHRYCKRPHGDAEEEQANISQPPSAEIQQEDIVELLHEYLEFFYGKYGSFIPLSEEDILEYLNKHLNADFNDRGKMINKEVLKYKASLACASMHFFKVTYNKHTLALEDLSTLEDQNWVNDQVINMYGELIMDATNHKVHFFNSFFYKQLVAKGYEGVKRWTKKVDVFSKRLLLIPLHLEIHWSLITVDVPKQNINFYDSQGILFKFAVENILKYIIAEAKEKKHAALQKGWKMTVNKGIPQQKNDNDCGVFVLEYCKCLAFKGPLQFTQEDMPKVRKRIYKELCDCKLSDLQKQV, encoded by the exons ATGAGAGTCCAAGTTCATAACAGCTCCGACCATTCAAAGCCGGCACCAGCCGAGATGTCGGAGAATGGCCGCGCACGAAGGAAACGC GTGCCCAAGTTATGCGACTGCTGTGGGCCGAACACCAAACCTCACGCGCTGGGTCACGGGCCGGTCACGAAGAAACGTGGCCGCAGGAAGAAGGAGGTGGCGAACGAAGTGGAGGTGACGACTGACAACCATTTAAGTTCTGCATTTGTAGACCTAGCATCAACACCAGACACCACAGACACCACAGACACCATGACTGTGTGTGACATGCAACAAGTAACACTTCCCGAACCAGGCCCACCACTGAGTGGGGAACAGATTATTCCTCTGGTTCTGCACAATGGCACTGCGGCCAGTCCAGAAAATGGTCCAAAAACTAACAGTGAATGCAATGATGCCGATTGCACTCCACTCAGTGACTCAAAAGAGCCCAGTTCTGTCACGCACAGTACAACTCAAGCCAGTTTGGATGCACACTGTGATCCTACAACACCTCTGGACTGCATGCATGGTAGTCTGACCTCACACAGTGACTGTACAGAAAAATGCGTAGGTCCTGCTGCAGAGAGCAGCATCACTACGTCAGATCAGCCCACAGACACTGATGCCATGGAAATTGAACATGCTGTTTATGCAGTTTATCTAAACACAAAGGCTTTAAGGGACCACCGTTACTGCAAACGGCCTCACGGCGATGCAGAAGAAGAGCAAGCTAATATCTCACAGCCGCCTtcagctgaaatccagcagGAAGATATTGTAGAACTCCTTCACG AATACCTCGAGTTTTTCTATGGGAAATATGGGAGCTTCATTCCACTGAGCGAGGAGGACATTCTTGAGTACCTGAACAAACACTTGAACGCTGACTTTAATGACAG AGGAAAAATGATAAACAAAGAAGTGCTGAAGTACAAGGCCAGCTTGGCCTGCGCATCGATGCATTTCTTCAAAGTGACCTATAACAAGCACACTCTGGCACTCGAAGACCTTTCAACACTTGAAGACCAAAACTGGGTCAATGACCAG gtcaTAAACATGTATGGTGAATTGATCATGGATGCTACAAACCACAAG GTTCATTTCTTCAACAGTTTCTTTTACAAACAGCTTGTAGCAAAAGGTTATGAAGGAGTGAAGAGGTGGACAAAAAAG GTGGATGTGTTCTCTAAAAGATTGCTGCTGATTCCCCTCCACTTGGAGATCCACTGGTCCCTGATTACTGTGGACGTCCCCAAGCAAAACATAAACTTCTATGATTCCCAAGGAATATTGTTCAAGTTTGCTGTTGAA AACATTTTGAAATACATCATAGCGGAggcaaaagaaaagaagcacGCTGCTCTCCAAAAAGGCTGGAAGATGACTGTCAACAAG ggtatTCCACAACAGAAGAATGATAATGACTGTGGAGTTTTTGTTCTGGAG tACTGCAAGTGCCTGGCATTTAAAGGACCATTGCAGTTCACACAAGAGGACATGCCTAAAGTGCGCAAAAGAATATACAAGGAACTCTGTGACTGCAAGCTCTCTGACTTACAAAAACAGGTCtaa